A stretch of the Kroppenstedtia eburnea genome encodes the following:
- a CDS encoding YdbC family protein, with amino-acid sequence MSSTPYEIRQTVGTISENAKGWKKELNLISWNGREPKYDLRSWSPDHERMGKGVTLTAEELRQLRELLNGMDL; translated from the coding sequence ATGTCCTCAACTCCATATGAGATCCGTCAAACCGTCGGCACCATCTCCGAAAACGCCAAGGGCTGGAAGAAGGAACTGAATCTGATCAGTTGGAATGGGCGTGAACCCAAGTATGACCTGCGCAGCTGGTCCCCGGATCATGAACGGATGGGCAAAGGGGTGACCCTGACAGCAGAGGAGCTGAGACAGCTGCGGGAGTTGTTGAACGGGATGGATTTGTAA